The Candidatus Nitrospira nitrificans sequence TCTCGGAGGTGTCGCGCTCGTGGTGGTCACGAAAGCCTTTTCGGAGGTGGTGCTGACACGATTGGGCCAAGACATCATCGCGCAGTTGCGGGTGCACCTCAGTGAACAGATTCTTCGCGCGCCGCTCCGGCACGTGCAGGAACTCGGCCGCCATCGATTGCTGGCCGCGCTCAACGAGGATACGGACGTCATCGCCCAGGCCTACGTGCAAATTCCGTTGATTTGCGTGAACGGCGCGACGGTCGTCGGATGTCTGGCCTATCTCGGCTGGCTTTCATGGCCGGTGCTGGCCATCGTCCTCGGCTTCATGATCTTCGGCGCGCTGTCGTTCCAAGCGCAAGAAAAGCAGGCTCTCCACTCGTTCAAGCGGGCGCGAGAAACAAACGACACGTTGTTTCGCCATTTTCAATCGATTCTCGAAGGCATCAAAGAGCTCAAGCTTCACCGTGAACGCCGCCAGGCATTTCTCGCCACCGCGCTCCGTCCGACCGTGACGGCGTATAAGCGGGACTTCGTCAAGGGCATGACGGTCTACGCCATCGCCACGAACTGGGGCATGTTCTTGTTCTATGCGGTCATCGGGCTTGCTCTGTTTGTTCTGCCGGAGTGGCTGACGCTGACTCCCCAGGCCATCGCGGGAGCGACGCTCGTGCTCCTCTATATGATGGGGCCGTTCGCGCAAATCGTCGAAACCCTGCCGAGTGTCGGACGCGCCGATGTCGCGCTGGAAAAAGTCGAGACGTTGGGGCTGTCGCTTGAAGCGGCTTCAGCTCAAGACCAACTCGAGAAAAGCGAAACGGTCAGGATGAAAGGCTCCGGCGGACCCGTCCTCAACATCGCGTGGAAGCGGATCGAGCTGGTCGGGGTCACGCATCGATATTACCGGGAGGAGGAAGAAGGCAGTTTTCATCTGGGTCCGATCGAACTGAGTTTCACTCCGGGTGAGCTGGTCTTTCTTGTCGGCGGAAACGGCAGCGGAAAAACGACGCTCGCATTGCTGCTGTTGGGGCTTTACGCGCCGGAATCGGGAACGATTCGCCTCGATGGGGTTCCCATCGACGAAATCAATCGGGAGAATTATCGCCAGCTCTTCTCCGCCGTGTTCTCCGACTACCACCTCTTCGACACCTTGTTCGGTTTGAACAGGACCGACCTCGATGGACAAGCGCGTGAATATGTGGATCGTCTGCAGCTCCAGGGGAAAGTGCGGATCAGAGACGGGGAGTTTTCCACGCAAGCGCTTTCACAAGGGCAACGCAAACGGTTGGCCTTGTTGACCGCCTATCTCGAGGACCGTCCGTTCTATGTGTTCGACGAGTGGGCGGCCGATCAGGATCCGGTGTTTCGCAGGGTGTTCTACGAAGAGCTGTTGCCCGACTTGAAGGCTCGGGGGAAAACGGCACTGGTCATTACCCATGACGATCAATACTTTTCGATCGCGGATCGATGTCTCCGGATGGATCTGGGAAAGATCATGACAGTGTCGGAAGGGGCGGGTGCCTTTCGATAACCGGTACCGCTGTCGGCATGCGGCAATCGGGGCCACAGTCGCAACGTTGCCGTACTTGTGAAGGAAGGAGCGCGTGATGACCGTTCATGTGGATGAGATGAAGAAGCTGTTTTCGGCAATGCCGCAGTCCGTGGTGGAAGCAAGAGAACGGAATCCCTATCTCAAACGACAGGCAGGGCGGGAGTCGAATGCCCGCAGTTACCCGAGACGGCTTCCGTTGGCGCTGAGCAAGGCCAAGGGCATCTATGTGCAGGATACCGACAACCGAACATACATCGATTGCCTGGCCGGCGCCGGCGCGCTGACGTTGGGGCACAACCATCCGGTCGTCTTGGACGCCATCCAGCAATTATTGCGGGACGGCGTGCCCTTCCAGACGCTGGATCTGACGACGCCGGTGAAAGACCGCTTTGTCGATGCGCTCTTCGGCGCGCTGCCGAAAGAGTTCGCGGAAGAGGCGCGCATTCAGTTTTGCGGCCCCTCCGGAGCTGACGCGGTGGAGGCCGCCGTCAAACTGGTGAAGACGGCCACCGGGCGGCGAACGATTCTGTCGTTCCACGGCGCCTATCACGGGATGACGCACGGCGGATTGGCGCTGACGGGCCACCTGGCGCCGAAAGCCGCCATCACCGGTCTGATGCCGGATGTCCAATTCCTTCCGTACCCCTACGATTACCGTTGTCCCTTCGGCGTCGGCGGCGAGGGAGGGCATCGTCTCTCCAGCACCTATATCGAGCGATTACTCGACGATCCGAACAGCGGTGTCGTGTCGCCGGCGGCTGTGATCCTGGAAGTGGTTCAGGGTGAAGGGGGCGTGATTCCTTCGCCTGATGCCTGGCTCAGGGAGATTCGCCGAATGACCAAAGATCGCGACATTCCGCTGATCGTCGATGAGATTCAGACGGGATTGGGGCGGACCGGATCGTTGTTTGCGTTCGAGCGCGCCGGGATCATTCCCGACGCGGTGGTGTTGTCCAAGGCGATCGGGGGTGGGTTGCCGTTAAGCGTGGTGGTGTATCGGGCCGAATTGGATCAGTGGCAACCAGGAGCGCATGCCGGCACCTTCCGCGGAAACCAGATGGCCATGGCCGCGGGCGCGGCCACCATCGAATTCGTCCGAACTCATCGCTTGGACCAGCACGCTCAAATCATGGGGGAGCGCCTCCTCTCGCATCTGCGCAAGGCCCAGGCGTCGTTGCGCAGTTTCGGCGACGTGCGCGGTCGCGGGTTGATGATCGGTGTCGAAATTATCGATGCCGACGCGAGCCCCGACGCCGGAGGAGCCTATCCGGCCGCTCCGGAACTTGCGCGAAAGATTCAATCCCAGGCCCTCAATCGCGGGCTGATTCTCGAATTGGGCGGACGCAACGGCAGTGTGGTGCGATTTTTGTCGCCGCTCATCGTCACCGCCGAGGAAGTGGACACGATTGCGTCGATATTCTGTGACGCAGCTCGAGCGGCGGAGCAAGATTCACGCGTATGAGACGAGTCGCTCTCCCAATGGTCGTCTGCCTCGTGCTGGCCTGTGGTGTGGGTTACGTCGTGATGACGATTCGCGCCTCCTTGCCGATGTTGGACGGCGAAGTGAGCGTGAACGGTCTGCACGAACCGGTCACGGTCACTTCGGATGCCTACGGTATCCCGACCATTATGGCCGGTTCGCGAGCGGATGCGATCCGAACTCTCGGGTATGTCACCGCGCGCGACAGGCTGTTTCAAATGGATCTCCTGCGCCGTTCCGGCGCAGGGCGGCTGGCCGAGGTCCTAGGTGAAACGATGCGCGAAACCGATCTCAGGCAACGCATGTTCGGATTCAGCGGCGCCGCCGGAGCCATAGCAAAACGGTTACCGCAAGATCAGCGGGATGTCCTCGATGCATACACGGATGGGGTGAACGACTACCTGGATCGGATGGAAACTCCACCGGTCGAATGTGTGCTGCTCGGTTATAAGCCGGATCGCTGGAAGGTCGAGGACAGTCTTCTGATCCTGCTTGGAATGTTTCATATGCTGAGTGGGACCGACGAGGAAGAGCGGATGCGAACGGTGATGGAACAGACGTTGCCTTCTGAAGTCGTCACGTTTCTTGTTCCGGAGACGGATCCCTACACGGATGCGGTGCTCGGCAGGAAATCATTCTCTTCTCCGGCGATTCCAATTCGGGCCCTGGCGGCCTTACGGAGGCCTCTCGATCAGATGCACGCGCGCCGGGCGAGCCTGGTTCGATTCGGCAAGAGCGGCAAGAGCGGATTGGGTTCGAACGGGTGGGTTGTGCAAGGCGCCAAGACGGCGGATGGACGATCCGTTCTTGCAAACGACATGCATTTGGACATGTCCGTTCCCAACATCTGGTACCGCATCCAGCTGCGATACGGGCAGGTCGAACTGGCCGGTGTTGCGGTTCCCGGTATCCCGGTCGTCGTTGCGGGCACGAACGGTCTCGTGGCTTGGGGCGTGACGAATGTCGAGGGAGATTTTCTAGACCTCGTGCGTTTGGAGGTCAATCCCCTCGATGGGAATGAGTACAAGACGCCGGACGGCTGGAAGCGGTTCACGATCAGACGAGAAATCATCAAGGTGAAAGATGCTCCTGACTCCGTGGTGGAGATCAAAGACACCGTGTGGGGACCTGTGTCGCACAATGCTCTGATGGATGGGCCTGTGGCCGTTCGCTGGACCGCGCTCGATCCGGAGGCCGTCAATCTTGGGCAGCTCGGCATGGATCAGGTCCGGTCGGTAGATGAGGCCGTCACGGTCATGACCCATGCGGGCGGTCCCGCGAACAACGTCATTCTCGCGGACAGCGGCGGCCACATCGCCTGGACCTACACCGGTAAGATTCCCATGCGCCGAGGATTTGACGGCTCGGTGAGTGTCTCCTGGGCGGACGGTCGATTCGGTTGGACGGGATATGTGCCTCCGGACGCGGTGCCAAGAATTGTCGATCCTCCGTCGGGATTCATCGTCAGCGCCAACCATCGCATGCTGAACACCCCCTCTCCCTATGTCGTCGGCCATTCGTTTGCCAACGGCTATCGCGCGTTCAGAATCTCGCAACGGCTGGAGGCTATGGCGAACATGCGGGAACGGGACCTGTTTGACCTGCAATTGGATTCGACCAGTCAATTCTATGAGTTCTATTGGCACCTTGCCAAAGGGCTGTTAACCGACGCGGTGAGTGAATGTAACCCATCTCTGGCGAAAGCGCGTCAGGCCTTCGAGGCCTGGAACGGGAAGGCCGATGCTGACAGCCGTGGTTTCGCGCTCATTCTCCGCTTTCGTCAAGTGCTCGTGCGTTCGGTGTTCGCTCCTTATTTGTCCTCTTGTCGCGAACGTGACGCGCAGTTTAGCTACGATGGTGATCTTGATACCCCGTTACGCCGGCTTCTCACGGCACAGATCCCGGAACTGAACCCGGATCCTGACCATTTCCCCGACTGGTCGGAATTCCTTCTGAATGCGGTGGAGCAAAGTGTCCGAGAATTAGAAGAGGAACATCCGTCTGTTTCGCTGACCGAGCTGAGGTGGGGGCGGTTGAATCGCGTGAAGATGGAGCATCCCCTCGCCGGAGCGCTTCCAGGCCTGGGATACCTCCTCAATATGCCGGATGAGCCCGCAGCCGGATGTGGGCAATGTATTCGCGTAATGCAGGACGGCCTCGGAGCGAGCCAGCGGCTCGTGGTGGCGCCCGGTCATCGGGACGAAGGGATTCTCCACATGCCCGGTGGACAGTCCGGGCATCCCCTCTCGCCTCACTATCGGGATCAACAACCGTATTGGAGTCATGGAATGCCGCTTCCGTTCTTGGCCGGAACTCCGGTCCATACGCTGAAGCTGGTTCCCCATTCACGAACCACACAGATGGTCGACGGACAGACACGCATGCCCGCCGAACGTCGATTTCACCAGGAGGAGAAGCGATGAACAGCGAAGAACGCGAAGACACGACTGTGTACAAGGTCGTTGTGAATCATGAAGAGCAATACTCGATCTGGCCGTCTTATCGCGAGAATCCGTTGGGCTGGAGGGACGAAGGCAAGACCGGGCTCAAGGCCGAATGTCTGGCCCATATCGCGGAAATATGGACCGACATGCGCCCCTTGAGTTTGAGGAAATGGATGGATGAGCAGGCGCAAACAGAGAAGACGGCCTCCTCATGCTGACGGTCGCGCGCTCGACTCCATGGATCGTCACTCATCCGCAGGTAGGCGCCGGCATGCGGTTGATTTGTTTCCCGTACGCGGGCGGGGGGGCCTCCGTATTTCGAAGCTGGGGTCAAAATTCCATGTTGTCGAATGTGGAAGTGTGCGCCGTTCAGCTTCCGGGGCGGGAGGCGAGGATCACCGAACCTCCCATCGAGGACTTGCGTCACCTCGTGCCTCTGCTGCGGGAGGCATTGGAGCCGTACCTGGATCGACCGTTCGCGTTGTTCGGCCACAGTATCGGCGCGCTGCTGAGTTTTGAATTGGCGCGCGAGTTGCGGAGAACCAATGGAATCGAGCCGCGCCATCTCTTCGTCTCGGGATGCCCTGCTCCGCATCTTCCCCCTTCGGAACGGATGTGTGATCTGTCGGAGGATGAATTTCTCGAGCGGTTGTATCGGTTCAACGGGACGCCGTCCGAGGTGCTGAATCATCCGGAATTGATGCGCATGATGCTTCCCGCTGTTCGCGCGGACTTCGCGCTTCGCGATCGATATGACTACAAGGACGAGCCTCCGGTGAGCTGCCCCATCACCGCGTTCGGAGGAATGGCGGATACGCATGTGGACTGCGCCGTGTTGCGGGCCTGGCGGGAGCACACAGGGGATCGATTTCAGCTCTGGCTGTTCCAAGGCGATCATTTTTTCATGAGAAGCGCTCAAGAACCGATGCTGGAAACACTCTCCGCCGCGTTGTCTCAGCAGCAGAGGATCAACCGATGATGGTCTCGCCGGCGGAAAGATTCGTCGTTCCGATGCGATCGGCCTCATGGTCGTTGCCGGGCGGCGACGTGCATGTGTGGTGCGCCGATATGCGCGAGCGATGGCCGGAATCTTTTCTCCGCGGCATGCTCGGCGAGGACGAGCAGGTTCGCGCGCGGAGTTTCGCATTCGAAGAAGACCGCCGGCGGTATCTTCACGCCCATGGTTTTCTGAGGATGATGCTCGGAGACTATCTCGGCCGGTCGCCCGGCTCGGTTCGGTTGACCACGGGACGGAATGGGAAACCGTGCTTGCTCTCGGATGAGGGGGCGTTCCGCTTCAACATCTCGCATGCGCGGTCACTCGTCCTCTGCGCCATGGCGCGTGGACGCGAAGTCGGCGTCGATATTGAATGGCGGGATCGTGAATTTTCGTGGCGCGACGTTGCGTCGTATGCCTGCTCGGAACGCGAGCAGGCGGTGCTGGCGTCACTCGCCGGACCGGCGCAGGCGGACACGTTTTTTTCGTGGTGGACCCTGAAGGAAGCCTACGTCAAGGCTCTCGGCGCGGGATTGGAATGGCCGTTGGATCGAATCGACGTTGCCGACGAATTCGAGGAGCGATTCCCCGCATCGACTCGTGGCGGCCTCAGGGATCATCGCTGGGCCATGTTCACGATTCCCCTGGGATCCGATTATTCCGGGGCGTTGGTGACCGAGGGCAGGCCTTCCCGTGTGCGTTGTTTTCAATGGGCGTGGGATCGGGAGGAAGCCCGGCTATTCGGCTCGCCGAACGTGGGAGAGATGGAGGAACAGCATGCACGCCGACCATAACAATAGCGCGCCGATGCCCGTGGAGGAAACATCCGGAGAGGCATTCGGTCGATCGTCCTGCCGGGTGAGCTACTTGGGCTCCGACACCCTTCTTCCTGTGGTGGTCAATCCCGCGAAGAAGCAGTCGTTGGCGGCATACCGAGACGCCGTGGAGCGGATAATGAACGCCCATCTTTCGACCGTCGGAGGCCTGCTGTTCAGGGGGTTTCCGATCGAATCGGCGGCGGACTTCGAGGCATTCGCGCGAATGATTTCGCCTGACCTGGCTTCCTACGAGTTCGGATCCACACCCCGGTCGCAGGTCCACAACCAGATTTATACGTCGACGGAATATCCTCCCCATCAGCACATTCCCCTGCACAACGAACAAGCGTACACCACCGAATGGCCGATGAAAATCTGGTTTTATTGCGCGCAGGCGTCTTCGGAAGGCGGCTATACGCCGATCGCGGACAGCCGCGAGGTGTATCGGCAGATTCCGGTCCGCATCAGAGAGCGATTCATCGAAAAGGGCGTGATGTACGTGCGCAACTATGGAAACGGACTGGACGTGCCCTGGACCAAGGTGTTCAACACCACGGACCGCGGGATCGTGGAGCGATTTTGCCGGGCGGCGGGGATCGTCCATGAGTGGAAACGGGACGGAGAGCTCCGCACGCGGCAAGTCTGCCAGGCCGTCGCCGTCCATCCCCGCACCAAGGAAACGGTGTGGTTCAACCAAGCGCATCTGTTCCATGTCTCGAATCTGGAGCCCTCCGTCCGCGAGGCGCTGCTGGCCGTCGTGAACGAAGCCGATCTCCCCCGGCAGGCCTGTTACGGAGACGGCACCCCGATCGAGACGGCCGTATTGGACGAAATTCGTGACATCTATCAATGCCACGCCGTCCGGTTTCCGTGGGAGGAAGGCGACGTGTTGATGCTGGACAATATGCTGGTGGCACATGGGCGCACGCCGTTCAAGGGACCGAGAAAAATTCTGGTGGCGATGGCTGAAGCCCATAAGAGTCGATGATGAGACCGATGCCTTCACATAGAGACATCATCGGCGCCACGGCGCAGGCTGTGTCGCAATCGAACGTGGACGTCTTTCCCGCCAGCTTCGCGCAGCAACGCTTGTGGTTTCTCTCCCGGTTGGAACCGGACAGTGCTTCATACAATACGGCGCTGGCGGTGCGGTTGCGAGGTCCGCTCAACCGTGAAGCGACGGCGCAGAGCCTCGGCGAAATCGTCCGGCGGCATGAAGTTCTCCGCACGACGTTCGACGAAGCGGACGGCGAGTTGGTTCAAATCATCGTTGCGGACCATTCAATGGACGTGCCGGTCACGGATTTCAGCATGGAGTCGCCGTCCAGGCGCGAGACCTCGGCCGCAGCGGCGGCGCAGGCGGAAGCGCATCGTCCCTTCGATCTGCGCACCGGTCCGTTGCTGCGGGCGCGGCTGCTCAAACTGGCGCCGCTGGAGCATGTGTTGGTCCTCACGCTCCACCACATCGTCTGCGACGGATGGTCGTCGCAGATCCTCGCGCGGGAATTCGTGACTCTCTATGAGGCATTCGATGCGGGCCTGCCGTCGCCGCTGCCTCCATTGCCGATTCAATACGCGGATTACGCGGTCTGGCAGCGCGGGTCGCTGCAAGGACTGGTGATCGAGGAACGGCTGGCCTATTGGAAAGAGAAATTGCAAGGACGACTACCGGTGCTCGACCTGCCGACGGATCGCCCGCGTCCGGCCGTGCAGAGCGACCGTGGCGCGCGCGTTCCTTTTGGGGTGTCGCGTGTCCTGACCGATCGGCTGCATGCGTTGAGCCGCCGGCAAGGCGCGACGCTGTTCATGACGCTTGCGGCGGCCTTCCAGGTGTTCCTGATGCGGTACAGCGGCCTGGAAGATTTTTGCCTCGGCACGCCGGTCGCGAACCGGCCGAAGCGGGAGACAGAGTCGTTGATCGGCTTTTTCTCCAACACGCTCGTCCTGCGGGCCGACCTCTCGAACAATCCGCCGTTCGTCGACCTGTTGGCGCGTGTACAGGAAACGGTGCTCGGCGCGCAGGCTCATCAAGATTTGCCGTTCGAGCAACTGGTAGACGCGTTGCAGCCGGTCCGCGCGCTGAGCCATACGCCGCTGTTCCAGGTGATGTTTGCGCTGCAAACTTCGCTGGCCAGGACACTGGCGATGACTTCGCTGGAGGTCAGCGCAATGGAGCTGGATTCGGGAGGCGCCAAGTTCGATCTGTCGCTCGACATGACGGAGGACAAGGGCGGACTGGAGTGCGCGTTCGAGTACAACGAGGATCTCTTCGATCAAGACACCGTCGGCAGGATGGCGGCTCATCTGCGGCAGCTTCTGGAAAGCATCGTCGATCACCCGCAGGCTCGGCTCAGCGAACTCGCGATGCTGACGGCGGCCGAACGTCGGAAGATTCTGATTGAATGGAATGACACCTCGATCCCAGGTTTTGCCGACGGTCGGGTGGCCCGTCTTTTCGAAGCGCAGGCGGCGCGGTCGCCGGAGGCCGTGGCCGTCTCTTGCGGCAAGGAAACACTCAGTTATCGGGATTTGAATGATCGCGCCGATCGGATTGCCCGCGCGCTTGCGATGGCCGGTGTCGGCTGCGAAACCGTCGTCGCTGTGCTCGGCGAGCGTGGCATCGACTATGTGGCTATGATGGTCGGCCTTTGGAAGTGCGGAGGAGTTTACCTGCCGCTCGATCCCGCACACCCGCCGTCACGATGGATGTCGATTCTCGAAGCCAGTCAAGCCTCGATGGTATTGACGACGGCGGCATGGGTATCCAGGGCAAACGACATGGTCGCCAAGATGCCGCGGGCCGCGCGGCCTGCGGTGCGCACCGTCGAAGCCTGTCTCACGGAAGAGCCGGTTCTATGTAGGGAGCGAGCCGCGTGGCCGTCCGCGAAATTGGCCTATGTGATCTACACCAGTGGCTCGACCGGCGTCCCGAAGGGAGCGATGGTGACGGAGCAGGGTCTGGTCAATCATCTTCGGAGCAAGATTTCCATGCTCCGTCTTGGACCGACCGATGTCATTGCGCAAACCGCTTCCCAGGGGTTCGACATTTCGGTGTGGCAGCTTACGGCCGCGCTCCTCTGCGGCGCCCGCACGCTTGTCGTGCCCGACGAAGCGGCCCGCGATCCGGAGCAACTCCTCCGCTATGTCGATGCGCAGAAAGTGACCGTCCTTGAAACAGTTCCGGCGTTGCTGCAAGGCATGCTCGACAGTGCCGCCGCCGGAGCCGACGTGCCGACGCTGACTCAACTGCGATGGCTCTTGCCCACCGGAGAAGCGCTACCGCCTGCTTTGATCCGCCGGTGGTTCGAGCGATACCGGCATGTGCCGCTGATGAACGCCTATGGCCCGGCTGAATGCGCCGACGATGTGGCCACGGCGACGATCACCACGCCGCCGGATGACACCCATGCGCATGCGCCGATCGGCAAGCCCATCGCCAACCTACGTGGCTATGTCGTGGACAGCGGGCTGGCACCGGTACCGATCGGCGCCGCCGGCGAACTGTGCGTCGCGGGAGCCGGCGTCGGCCGGGGCTATCTCCACGATCCCGCCAGGACTGCCGAGATGTTCGTGCCTGATCCCTTCTCCGATGAACCGGGCGCGCGACTCTATCGGACCGGCGACCGTGTCCGCCATCGTCCGGACGGAACGATGGAGTTTCTCGGACGCCGGGATCATCAAGTCAAAGTCCGAGGTGTGCGCATCGAGCTGGGTGAAGTCGAATTTCGTTTGCAGGCCCATCCGGACGTTCGCGAAGCGGCGGCTGTCGTGCGTCGGGACCGTCTTGGGCATAAGCAATTGGTAGCCTATGTCGCGCCTCGAGACGGCGCATCCTGCGATGCCGATGTGTTGATCCGGCTGCTGCGCGAGCAATTGCCGGAGCCGATGGTCCCCTCTGCCATCATCATGCTCAACGCGCTGCCACGCAATGTCAACGGCAAGATCGACCGGGAGGGCTTGCCCGAGCCGGACCATGCGGCGGTAAAGGAATGGACTCCGGCCCGCACGCCGACTGAAGCGCAGTTGTCGGCTGTCTGGGCCGAGGTGCTGGGTGTGGAGCGTGTCGGCGTGCACGACAATTTCTTCGAGCTGGGAGGGGATTCCATTCTTAGTTTACAGATTGTCTCTCGCGCGAAGACGCAAGGCCTGCCGCTCACGCCGCGACATCTGTTTCAACATCAGACGATCGCCGAATTGGCGGAGGCGGCGGGCGACAGGATTGAAAGAGTCGATTCGGAGCCGAAGCGCGGGATCCGAGTTCAAAGGCCGACTGATCAGGCCCTGCTCGAAACGGCGCGGAGATTTCATCCCAGTACCGAAGATGTCTACCCGCTCACACCGTTGCAGCAGGGGCTACTGTTTCACAGCCTGTACGAACCGCAGTCGGGCGTCTACATTGAGCAGCTGAGTTGCCTCCTCCGGGGCCGGCTGGATCATGTTTCATTCCTCGACGCATGGCGGATGGTGATTGCGCGGTCGACGTCGTTCCGCACCGCGTTCATGTGGCAGGAACTCGACAGGCCCATGCAGGCCGTGTTGCCGGGGGAGGCGCCGCCCATCATCGAGCTCGACTGGCGCGATGCGCCGGAATCCAACCGGCGCGAACGGCTGCGCGAATTCCTTCGGAACGATCGCCTGACGGATTTCGACCTGGCAAGGCCTCCGCTCATGCGCCTCGCCTTGATCCGTGTCGCGGATGACGCGCGCTACCTGATTTGGACGCATCACCACATCGTGCTCGACGGCTGGTGTATTCCCATTATTCTGAGCGATCTGTTTGCCTGCTATGCCTTTTTCAAAGGCGGCCCGGATCCGGGCGAGCCGCCCTCGCAACCCTATCGAGGCTACGTCGAGTGGATTCTTTCTCAGGACCAGACGGCAGCGGAAAAGTACTGGCGCAAGACCCTGGCGGGCATCACGTCACCCACGCCCCTTCCGACGGATCGCTCGTCGGACGGCGCGCAATCGGATGACGGCTACGGCATGCATCGATTGACGTTCTCAGCCGCCGAGACGTCCGTGCTTCAGGAGTATGCCTCCAGAGAACGAATCACGGTCAATACGCTGGTGCAGGGAGCATGGGCGCTGTTGCTGAGCCGGTACAGCGGAGAAAAAGACGTGCTGTTCGGCACCACGGTGTCGGGACGGTCCGCGGATGTTCCGGGCATCGAGACGATGCTCGGGCTGTTCATCAATACGCTGCCGCTTCGTGTCGCCGTATCGCCGGACATGCCCGTGCAAGCCTGGCTTCGTCACTTGCTCATGCACAACAGCGAGCTGCGTCAATACGAGCATGTCTCCCTCGCGCAGATCCAGGGCTGGAGTCAGATGCCGCGCGGCCGGCAGCTCTTCGAGAGTCTGCTGGTATTCGACAATCATCCGACGGATCGGATGCTGGAAGAGGGGCAGGTCGGCATGACGGTTCATGAGGTTCGCCTCGAGGGACAGACTAATTATCCCCTGACACTCCACGTCATTCCCGGTGAAGAACTTTCACTGATATTGTCATACCAAAGAAAACGTTTGTCGGCCGGACAGATCGAGCGTATCGCCGCTCATCTGGGCATTGCGCTGGACCAATTGGCCGCCTGTCCGCAAGCGCCGCTGGCGACGATTGAAATCATAGGTCAAGCCGAACGGCAACAGGTGGTGAAAGAGTGGAACGCAACAGAGGTGGCCTATCCGGATGAGCGGAACCTTCCGCATCTGATTGAAGCGCAAGTTCTGCGAACGCCTGAAGCTGTCGCCGTCGTATGTGAAGGTCGGCAGCTGACCTATCGCACGTTGAACGAGCGGGCGAATCAGCTGGCTCACTATCTCCGGAATCGTGGCGTGGGACCGGAAGTCCGTGTCGCGCTCTGCGTCGAGCGTTCGCTGGATATGGTGGTGGGGCTGCTCGGCATCATGAAGGCCGGCGGGGCTTACATACCGCTGGATCCCACTTATCCCCGCGAACGTCTGGCCTTCATGCTCGCCGATGCGCAGGTGCAATTGCTTGTGACGCAGCAGCCGCTCGTCGCCGGCCTTCCCTCGGATCAAGTTCCAATCCTGTGCCTCGACCGCGAGCGGCCAGCGATCGCGCAGGAGCCGGAACATGACCTCGCCCTGAGAACTCACTCAGACCTGGCGGCCTATG is a genomic window containing:
- a CDS encoding TauD/TfdA family dioxygenase, producing MHADHNNSAPMPVEETSGEAFGRSSCRVSYLGSDTLLPVVVNPAKKQSLAAYRDAVERIMNAHLSTVGGLLFRGFPIESAADFEAFARMISPDLASYEFGSTPRSQVHNQIYTSTEYPPHQHIPLHNEQAYTTEWPMKIWFYCAQASSEGGYTPIADSREVYRQIPVRIRERFIEKGVMYVRNYGNGLDVPWTKVFNTTDRGIVERFCRAAGIVHEWKRDGELRTRQVCQAVAVHPRTKETVWFNQAHLFHVSNLEPSVREALLAVVNEADLPRQACYGDGTPIETAVLDEIRDIYQCHAVRFPWEEGDVLMLDNMLVAHGRTPFKGPRKILVAMAEAHKSR
- a CDS encoding 4'-phosphopantetheinyl transferase family protein, which translates into the protein MMVSPAERFVVPMRSASWSLPGGDVHVWCADMRERWPESFLRGMLGEDEQVRARSFAFEEDRRRYLHAHGFLRMMLGDYLGRSPGSVRLTTGRNGKPCLLSDEGAFRFNISHARSLVLCAMARGREVGVDIEWRDREFSWRDVASYACSEREQAVLASLAGPAQADTFFSWWTLKEAYVKALGAGLEWPLDRIDVADEFEERFPASTRGGLRDHRWAMFTIPLGSDYSGALVTEGRPSRVRCFQWAWDREEARLFGSPNVGEMEEQHARRP